A genomic window from Peromyscus maniculatus bairdii isolate BWxNUB_F1_BW_parent chromosome 1, HU_Pman_BW_mat_3.1, whole genome shotgun sequence includes:
- the LOC121824864 gene encoding LOW QUALITY PROTEIN: large ribosomal subunit protein eL37-like (The sequence of the model RefSeq protein was modified relative to this genomic sequence to represent the inferred CDS: deleted 2 bases in 1 codon; substituted 1 base at 1 genomic stop codon) — translation MPAVNVLHHHSTRKKKSHIIFPQKQSKSKVRKAESSFGEHRNKTHTLAAGRXGCEVYLRKQICGKCGYHAKCKRNCNWSAQATTQNTTGTGQLSHLSHGFPEGTRPKPQRVVVAASSSS, via the exons atgCCAGCTGTCAACGTCCTGCATCATCACAGCACACGGAAGAAGAAAAGCCACATCATCTTCCCGCAGAAGCAGAGTAA AAGCAAGGTGAGGAAAGCAGAGTCATCCTTCGGAGAGCATCGCAATaagacacacacactt gctgCCGGCCGCTGAGGCTGTGAGGTCTACCTTCGGAAGCAGATCTGTGGCAAATGTGGCTACCACGCCAAATGCAAGAGAAACTGTAACTGGAGTGCCCAGGCCACGACACAAAACACTACTGGGACTGGGCAATTGAGCCACCTAAGCCATGGATTCCCTGAAGGAACAAGACCTAAACCCCAAAGGGTAGTTGTTGCAGCTTCCAGTTCATCCTGA
- the Mrgprg gene encoding mas-related G-protein coupled receptor member G isoform X1 — translation MTLSSVPDAGTHSVLGHPAPQNLPLPGTGRSQPQRTGGDLGARRRSRQQVWAERAGDSHCQQAISRGLPDHPRKPARMFSIFNIWGTFNSVLFYLSLLVSLAGLGGNALLLWHLGLHIKKGPFNIYLLHLAAADFLFLACQVGFSIAEIALGYEDTLHFPIIFLWFAVGLWLLAAFAVDCCLAYMFPSCCSPSCRPRYTSAVLCLLIWALTMPAVLLPANACGLLYKGMSFLVCLSYHWASVVWLVVLAVMACGASMILLICGNCCSGQPLPKFCKVAQCSGILLFFCRLPMVVYWSLRPVIKFLLPFFLPLATLLACIDSSAKPLLYYMKGRQLRKKEPLQVVLNRALGEESPSSLGGLSLPMRQV, via the exons ATGACACTGTCTTCTGTCCCAGATGCAGGGACACACTCAGTGCTTGGCCACCCAGCTCCCCAGAACCTTCCTCTGCCG GGAACTGGCAGGAGCCAGCCCCAGAGGACAGGAGGGGATTTAGGGGCCAGGAGGCGCTCAAGACAACAAGTGTGGGCTGAGCGAGCTGGGGACAGCCACTGTCAGCAGGCGATCAGCAG GGGCCTCCCAGATCACCCACGGAAGCCAGCCAGGATGTTCTCCATATTCAACATCTGGGGCACGTTCAACAGTGTActcttctacctcagcctccttgtCAGCCTGGCAGGGCTGGGGGGCAACGCTCTGCTGCTCTGGCACCTTGGTCTGCACATCAAGAAGGGCCCCTTCAACATCTACCTGCTGCACCTGGCCGCTGCCGACTTCCTCTTCCTCGCCTGCCAGGTGGGCTTCTCTATTGCCGAGATCGCCCTGGGCTACGAGGACACACTCCACTTCCCGATCATCTTCTTGTGGTTTGCTGTGGGGCTCTGGCTGCTGGCGGCCTTCGCTGTGGACTGCTGCCTCGCCTACATGTTTCCCTCCTGTTGCAGCCCCAGCTGCCGCCCCAGGTACACCTCAGCCGTGCTCTGTCTCCTGATCTGGGCACTGACCATGCCGGCTGTGCTCCTGCCGGCCAATGCCTGTGGACTGCTGTACAAGGGGATGAGCTTCCTGGTCTGCCTCAGTTACCACTGGGCCAGCGTGGTCTGGCTAGTGGTGCTGGCGGTCATGGCCTGTGGGGCAAGCATGATTCTCTTGATCTGTGGCAACTGCTGCTCTGGGCAGCCACTCCCCAAGTTCTGCAAAGTGGCCCAGTGCTCCGGGATCCTGCTGTTCTTCTGCCGCCTGCCCATGGTGGTCTACTGGAGCCTGCGGCCGGTCATAAAATTCCTGCTCCCCTTCTTCTTGCCATTGGCCACCCTCTTAGCCTGCATCGACAGCAGCGCAAAGCCCCTCTTGTACTACATGAAGGGCCGGCAGCTCAGGAAGAAGGAGCCGCTGCAGGTAGTCCTAAACAGGGCTCTAGGGGAGGAGTCCCCGTCAAGCCTTGGGGGACTATCCCTGCCTATGAGGCAAGTGTAG
- the Mrgprg gene encoding mas-related G-protein coupled receptor member G isoform X2, with product MQGHTQCLATQLPRTFLCRGLPDHPRKPARMFSIFNIWGTFNSVLFYLSLLVSLAGLGGNALLLWHLGLHIKKGPFNIYLLHLAAADFLFLACQVGFSIAEIALGYEDTLHFPIIFLWFAVGLWLLAAFAVDCCLAYMFPSCCSPSCRPRYTSAVLCLLIWALTMPAVLLPANACGLLYKGMSFLVCLSYHWASVVWLVVLAVMACGASMILLICGNCCSGQPLPKFCKVAQCSGILLFFCRLPMVVYWSLRPVIKFLLPFFLPLATLLACIDSSAKPLLYYMKGRQLRKKEPLQVVLNRALGEESPSSLGGLSLPMRQV from the exons ATGCAGGGACACACTCAGTGCTTGGCCACCCAGCTCCCCAGAACCTTCCTCTGCCG GGGCCTCCCAGATCACCCACGGAAGCCAGCCAGGATGTTCTCCATATTCAACATCTGGGGCACGTTCAACAGTGTActcttctacctcagcctccttgtCAGCCTGGCAGGGCTGGGGGGCAACGCTCTGCTGCTCTGGCACCTTGGTCTGCACATCAAGAAGGGCCCCTTCAACATCTACCTGCTGCACCTGGCCGCTGCCGACTTCCTCTTCCTCGCCTGCCAGGTGGGCTTCTCTATTGCCGAGATCGCCCTGGGCTACGAGGACACACTCCACTTCCCGATCATCTTCTTGTGGTTTGCTGTGGGGCTCTGGCTGCTGGCGGCCTTCGCTGTGGACTGCTGCCTCGCCTACATGTTTCCCTCCTGTTGCAGCCCCAGCTGCCGCCCCAGGTACACCTCAGCCGTGCTCTGTCTCCTGATCTGGGCACTGACCATGCCGGCTGTGCTCCTGCCGGCCAATGCCTGTGGACTGCTGTACAAGGGGATGAGCTTCCTGGTCTGCCTCAGTTACCACTGGGCCAGCGTGGTCTGGCTAGTGGTGCTGGCGGTCATGGCCTGTGGGGCAAGCATGATTCTCTTGATCTGTGGCAACTGCTGCTCTGGGCAGCCACTCCCCAAGTTCTGCAAAGTGGCCCAGTGCTCCGGGATCCTGCTGTTCTTCTGCCGCCTGCCCATGGTGGTCTACTGGAGCCTGCGGCCGGTCATAAAATTCCTGCTCCCCTTCTTCTTGCCATTGGCCACCCTCTTAGCCTGCATCGACAGCAGCGCAAAGCCCCTCTTGTACTACATGAAGGGCCGGCAGCTCAGGAAGAAGGAGCCGCTGCAGGTAGTCCTAAACAGGGCTCTAGGGGAGGAGTCCCCGTCAAGCCTTGGGGGACTATCCCTGCCTATGAGGCAAGTGTAG
- the Mrgprg gene encoding mas-related G-protein coupled receptor member G isoform X3: MFSIFNIWGTFNSVLFYLSLLVSLAGLGGNALLLWHLGLHIKKGPFNIYLLHLAAADFLFLACQVGFSIAEIALGYEDTLHFPIIFLWFAVGLWLLAAFAVDCCLAYMFPSCCSPSCRPRYTSAVLCLLIWALTMPAVLLPANACGLLYKGMSFLVCLSYHWASVVWLVVLAVMACGASMILLICGNCCSGQPLPKFCKVAQCSGILLFFCRLPMVVYWSLRPVIKFLLPFFLPLATLLACIDSSAKPLLYYMKGRQLRKKEPLQVVLNRALGEESPSSLGGLSLPMRQV; encoded by the coding sequence ATGTTCTCCATATTCAACATCTGGGGCACGTTCAACAGTGTActcttctacctcagcctccttgtCAGCCTGGCAGGGCTGGGGGGCAACGCTCTGCTGCTCTGGCACCTTGGTCTGCACATCAAGAAGGGCCCCTTCAACATCTACCTGCTGCACCTGGCCGCTGCCGACTTCCTCTTCCTCGCCTGCCAGGTGGGCTTCTCTATTGCCGAGATCGCCCTGGGCTACGAGGACACACTCCACTTCCCGATCATCTTCTTGTGGTTTGCTGTGGGGCTCTGGCTGCTGGCGGCCTTCGCTGTGGACTGCTGCCTCGCCTACATGTTTCCCTCCTGTTGCAGCCCCAGCTGCCGCCCCAGGTACACCTCAGCCGTGCTCTGTCTCCTGATCTGGGCACTGACCATGCCGGCTGTGCTCCTGCCGGCCAATGCCTGTGGACTGCTGTACAAGGGGATGAGCTTCCTGGTCTGCCTCAGTTACCACTGGGCCAGCGTGGTCTGGCTAGTGGTGCTGGCGGTCATGGCCTGTGGGGCAAGCATGATTCTCTTGATCTGTGGCAACTGCTGCTCTGGGCAGCCACTCCCCAAGTTCTGCAAAGTGGCCCAGTGCTCCGGGATCCTGCTGTTCTTCTGCCGCCTGCCCATGGTGGTCTACTGGAGCCTGCGGCCGGTCATAAAATTCCTGCTCCCCTTCTTCTTGCCATTGGCCACCCTCTTAGCCTGCATCGACAGCAGCGCAAAGCCCCTCTTGTACTACATGAAGGGCCGGCAGCTCAGGAAGAAGGAGCCGCTGCAGGTAGTCCTAAACAGGGCTCTAGGGGAGGAGTCCCCGTCAAGCCTTGGGGGACTATCCCTGCCTATGAGGCAAGTGTAG